A genome region from Petrotoga sibirica DSM 13575 includes the following:
- a CDS encoding inorganic phosphate transporter — translation MLLFYLIPAILLGWSLGSNNSSNVFGPAVASGLVPYKKAIIVSAIFVVVGSIIGGKNGLNTLGALTNLNVELLSLALFCAFLTMMFMSLIGLPASATQAVVGALIGISILKGTFNSAILTRIFISWILTPIGALIFAFILYRLLALIFRKFLGITTQDRFLKVLTWIAICYSAYSLGANNVANVTGVFANVLFTPFLLLIIGGSSIAVGILSTNQKVLYTVGKGIIELDHFSSSVSILGVGVTLWIYSLIGIPISVAQATIGAIVGVGLAAGTRTFDTSTIMKVIFGWVGTPMISGIISLIVLFLIQLLY, via the coding sequence ATGCTTTTATTTTATTTAATCCCAGCAATACTGTTAGGATGGTCCTTAGGCTCCAACAACTCTTCCAATGTATTTGGACCAGCTGTGGCTTCTGGATTGGTTCCATACAAAAAAGCTATTATCGTATCTGCAATTTTTGTTGTTGTCGGCTCTATTATTGGTGGTAAAAATGGATTAAACACCTTGGGGGCTTTGACTAATTTAAATGTTGAGCTACTTTCATTAGCTTTATTTTGTGCTTTTTTAACTATGATGTTTATGAGTTTGATTGGGCTTCCCGCATCTGCTACCCAGGCTGTTGTGGGAGCTCTTATTGGAATAAGTATTCTAAAAGGAACATTCAATTCAGCCATTTTAACAAGAATTTTTATTTCGTGGATACTTACTCCGATTGGTGCCTTAATCTTTGCTTTTATATTATATAGACTTTTGGCCCTAATATTTAGAAAATTTTTGGGGATTACAACCCAAGATAGATTCTTAAAAGTACTAACATGGATCGCTATTTGTTATAGTGCATACTCATTAGGAGCTAACAACGTTGCAAACGTTACTGGAGTATTTGCAAACGTTTTATTCACTCCTTTTCTTTTACTAATTATAGGTGGTTCATCGATAGCTGTCGGAATTTTATCTACTAACCAAAAGGTTTTGTATACCGTAGGGAAAGGGATTATCGAATTGGATCATTTTTCATCATCTGTATCTATTTTAGGGGTAGGGGTTACCTTGTGGATCTACTCTTTAATTGGTATTCCTATCAGTGTTGCACAGGCTACAATAGGTGCTATTGTAGGTGTTGGATTAGCAGCAGGTACTAGAACTTTTGATACTAGTACGATAATGAAAGTAATATTTGGTTGGGTAGGAACACCTATGATTTCTGGAATTATTTCCCTTATAGTATTATTTCTAATTCAATTATTATATTAA
- a CDS encoding NADH-quinone oxidoreductase subunit C, which produces MNFTNDAKELISILEKSFDIKDFTTPKKNEISIVVKQNNLPTILTYLKDKGWKQLSLITCVDWIKENKFELVYVLFNWTNGITFVVKTKIERENPEYMSIIDIFPGARYYERDIHEFFGVKFEGNSDSEKPLFLELWDDKPPMRKDFDPLEYSKRKFPDRKYDVEFSKNVVKDAIKEGGINERT; this is translated from the coding sequence ATGAATTTCACGAATGATGCCAAAGAATTGATAAGCATTCTTGAAAAAAGTTTCGATATAAAAGATTTCACCACACCAAAGAAAAATGAAATAAGTATAGTTGTTAAACAAAACAATTTGCCAACAATATTAACTTATTTAAAGGACAAAGGTTGGAAACAGTTAAGCTTGATAACCTGCGTCGATTGGATTAAAGAAAACAAATTTGAATTAGTTTATGTTCTGTTCAATTGGACAAATGGGATTACTTTTGTAGTAAAAACAAAGATTGAGAGAGAAAACCCTGAATATATGAGCATCATAGATATTTTTCCTGGTGCCAGATACTACGAAAGGGATATCCATGAGTTCTTTGGTGTAAAGTTTGAAGGTAACTCGGATTCTGAAAAACCGCTTTTCTTAGAATTATGGGATGATAAACCTCCTATGAGAAAAGATTTTGATCCGTTAGAGTATTCTAAACGTAAATTTCCTGATAGAAAGTATGATGTGGAATTTTCCAAAAACGTGGTGAAAGATGCCATAAAAGAAGGTGGTATAAATGAAAGAACTTAA
- a CDS encoding proton-conducting transporter membrane subunit, giving the protein MALNSLLITGLLLSVLTFFLTKIYKRLGSYFTIFSTLFVLIFLFGYMNDVGTVFNLWSFGGFSLQLVSSNYGWFFSIIMVLIYFLVSFFNPYWVEKMVNPASYNMLYVFSLVSTLGVFFAKDFLTLFIFWEMVVWSSLFIIPLGKSRKASVVYYTMSTIGSFSMFFAVIYLYSLFQTFDIESISKNLISSPNTAVMAYFVIIIAGLAKLGIFPFHTWLPIAQGNAPHTFSPVLSGGLEKMGAFIAFLVSAIIPTSQIFSNHIHIIGVPYENYIIMVLGAISIIVGTLMAIKQEDAKRLIAYSTVANSGYILIGISLLDQVGFAGGMMHIFNHAMASAAMFLTIGAVAYRTGTTSMSELGGMIKKMPVTFAAYLIAIISIAGIPPTSGFASKWLIFQGLASKGLMFIAFATFFGSIGSFMYVFRPLATVFLGQLSPKHNDVKEVPFMMQIPMLVMSLLTIYFGVFPSHMLGFISKIQASLNIVPLTVEGSKIYSFSGMWNSLVITAVFVIGFIIAALIFYTHKKAQPVDQMNTYTSGEFIYDPESYHYAKNYYAPFERLYKNHPSLEKFYDVIALRVNEFGRLVRSWFFSSNASLGVFWISVIISIAFFWGDKI; this is encoded by the coding sequence ATGGCGTTAAACTCTCTGTTAATTACAGGTTTGTTGTTATCGGTTTTGACTTTTTTCTTAACAAAGATATACAAAAGGTTAGGTAGTTATTTTACCATTTTTTCAACGCTGTTTGTGTTGATATTTTTGTTTGGATATATGAACGATGTTGGAACAGTATTTAACCTGTGGTCTTTTGGAGGATTTTCATTGCAATTGGTGAGCTCTAATTATGGTTGGTTTTTTTCCATAATAATGGTTTTAATTTATTTTCTTGTGTCCTTTTTTAATCCATATTGGGTAGAAAAAATGGTTAATCCTGCTTCATACAACATGCTCTACGTGTTTTCTTTAGTTTCTACGTTGGGGGTTTTCTTTGCTAAGGATTTTCTAACGTTATTCATATTTTGGGAGATGGTGGTTTGGTCTTCTTTGTTTATAATTCCTCTTGGTAAATCAAGGAAAGCCTCTGTAGTTTATTACACTATGAGTACGATCGGTTCTTTCTCTATGTTTTTTGCGGTGATCTATTTATACTCATTGTTTCAAACCTTTGATATAGAAAGTATTTCAAAGAATTTGATTAGCAGCCCTAATACAGCCGTAATGGCTTACTTTGTAATTATTATCGCGGGACTTGCAAAGTTAGGAATTTTCCCGTTTCACACATGGCTCCCTATTGCCCAAGGGAACGCTCCTCATACCTTTTCTCCGGTTCTTTCTGGAGGATTAGAAAAAATGGGGGCATTTATAGCCTTTTTGGTTAGTGCAATTATCCCTACTTCACAGATCTTTTCTAACCATATTCATATAATCGGGGTCCCTTATGAAAATTATATAATTATGGTTTTAGGTGCAATAAGCATTATAGTTGGAACCCTTATGGCAATAAAACAAGAAGACGCTAAAAGATTGATAGCTTATTCCACCGTTGCGAATAGTGGATACATATTGATCGGTATCTCGCTTTTGGACCAAGTGGGATTCGCTGGTGGAATGATGCATATTTTCAATCACGCAATGGCATCAGCTGCTATGTTTTTAACTATTGGAGCGGTAGCTTATAGAACGGGTACCACAAGTATGAGCGAACTGGGTGGAATGATTAAAAAGATGCCTGTAACCTTTGCCGCTTACTTAATTGCCATAATTTCTATAGCCGGTATACCACCCACCAGTGGATTCGCATCAAAGTGGTTGATCTTCCAAGGCTTAGCGAGCAAAGGGCTTATGTTTATAGCTTTTGCCACCTTTTTTGGAAGTATAGGGTCTTTCATGTACGTTTTTAGACCTCTTGCTACCGTATTTTTAGGTCAATTGTCACCTAAGCACAACGATGTGAAAGAAGTTCCTTTTATGATGCAAATTCCTATGCTTGTGATGTCTTTACTGACAATATATTTTGGTGTATTTCCTTCTCATATGTTAGGATTTATTTCGAAAATCCAGGCTTCTTTGAATATTGTTCCACTCACTGTAGAAGGTTCAAAGATATATTCCTTCAGTGGCATGTGGAATTCTTTAGTGATTACAGCCGTCTTCGTCATAGGTTTCATTATAGCCGCATTAATTTTTTACACACATAAAAAGGCTCAGCCCGTTGATCAAATGAACACTTACACTTCTGGCGAATTTATATACGATCCTGAATCTTATCATTATGCCAAAAATTATTACGCTCCTTTTGAAAGATTGTATAAAAATCATCCATCATTGGAAAAGTTTTACGATGTCATAGCTTTAAGAGTAAACGAGTTTGGTCGTCTTGTTAGAAGTTGGTTCTTTTCTTCAAACGCTTCTTTAGGGGTGTTTTGGATCTCTGTGATAATATCAATAGCCTTTTTCTGGGGTGATAAAATATGA
- the yqeK gene encoding bis(5'-nucleosyl)-tetraphosphatase (symmetrical) YqeK produces the protein MDLTNIIEELKKYLKVTIKTKKRLEHIYNVVNFSKKLAQIHRLPEGKVEIAALGHDLFRDVDPNRLIKLAAFYKIHLDKFDKNRPILLHGKVSAEFLARKFHIDEDIYQAIFYHTSGYEKIGDIGKALVISDSAGDDRDFEGVEELRKVSYTSLNEGYKLVIKNKISYALAKERYILEDTYKTWNALCQI, from the coding sequence TTGGATTTAACTAACATTATAGAAGAATTAAAAAAGTATTTAAAAGTAACTATAAAGACTAAAAAAAGATTAGAACATATCTACAATGTTGTTAATTTCTCAAAAAAATTAGCCCAAATCCACAGACTTCCAGAAGGAAAAGTTGAAATTGCAGCGTTGGGACACGATTTATTTCGAGATGTTGACCCAAACCGATTAATCAAATTGGCAGCGTTTTATAAAATTCACCTCGATAAATTCGATAAAAATCGCCCCATTCTCTTGCACGGAAAGGTAAGTGCGGAATTTTTGGCAAGGAAATTCCATATTGATGAAGATATATACCAAGCTATATTTTATCACACAAGTGGTTATGAAAAAATCGGAGATATAGGAAAGGCACTTGTTATTTCTGATTCAGCCGGAGATGACAGGGATTTTGAAGGCGTTGAAGAACTAAGAAAAGTATCATACACGTCTTTGAATGAAGGATACAAATTGGTGATAAAAAACAAAATAAGCTACGCCTTAGCTAAAGAGAGATATATATTAGAAGATACATATAAGACATGGAACGCACTGTGTCAAATTTGA
- a CDS encoding respiratory chain complex I subunit 1 family protein, whose translation MSYLIALMIVFIGFLWQVSLDGIQRRVTAKVHRRVGPPWYQTFMDIFKALSKSSITHGFIYDFGVMMALGGTITAFMFLPFGNIVAFNGLDNFFVVVYLSTIGSLGMAMSASGSGNAWAGIGIMRALTQMLAYEVPFMIVVFGMIHVYGTSSLAELAHVQQMSGIFGWHIFTMPLGAIVAFISLVGMLIKVPFDTPIAPAEIASGPMVEYGGKHLGMLMLQHEFATLVEVGLFVNLFLGGGNLVEYLIKYFFVYTLVTLIYAVSARFRIENVVTFFYGVPIVLSLVQTAIVIFTGLGVNV comes from the coding sequence ATGAGTTATTTGATAGCCTTGATGATAGTTTTCATTGGATTTTTATGGCAAGTATCTCTTGATGGTATTCAAAGAAGAGTTACAGCTAAGGTTCATAGAAGAGTAGGACCACCTTGGTATCAAACTTTTATGGATATTTTCAAAGCTCTATCAAAATCATCTATAACACATGGTTTTATTTACGATTTTGGTGTGATGATGGCCTTGGGAGGAACGATAACCGCTTTTATGTTCTTACCTTTTGGAAATATTGTGGCTTTCAATGGTCTTGATAATTTCTTTGTTGTTGTCTATTTGTCAACAATTGGTTCTCTTGGGATGGCCATGAGTGCTTCTGGATCTGGAAACGCCTGGGCAGGAATAGGTATTATGAGGGCATTAACTCAGATGTTAGCTTATGAAGTCCCATTTATGATAGTTGTGTTTGGTATGATACACGTTTATGGTACTTCTTCACTTGCTGAATTGGCTCATGTACAACAAATGAGTGGGATTTTTGGATGGCATATTTTTACTATGCCCTTAGGAGCTATAGTAGCTTTTATATCCTTAGTCGGTATGCTTATTAAGGTCCCATTTGATACACCCATCGCACCAGCAGAAATAGCCTCGGGACCTATGGTTGAGTATGGAGGAAAACATTTAGGTATGTTGATGTTACAACACGAGTTTGCAACGTTAGTTGAAGTCGGTTTGTTCGTGAACTTATTCTTAGGAGGAGGAAATTTAGTTGAATACTTAATAAAATACTTTTTTGTTTATACCTTGGTTACACTGATATATGCTGTTTCGGCTCGTTTTAGAATAGAGAATGTTGTAACTTTTTTCTATGGAGTTCCGATAGTACTATCACTTGTTCAAACAGCGATAGTAATTTTTACAGGACTGGGGGTGAACGTATGA
- a CDS encoding NADH-quinone oxidoreductase subunit D has translation MKELKLYLGPNHPGMHGNFSVHMYVDGDTIVRARPMPGMLHRGFEKLMERRLWMNNLALIPRICVPEPDINEMVYAMAIEELTGIEVPEKAHWIRMIILELARIANHLMSLGGIGGPVGLYTGPNWGLADRDLILDIFEEITGARIYHMYIVPGGVRKDLREETIEKIKSFLDYLENRLPEYEDLILKNSLFQRRTKDKLLLPAEVVWELGVTGIGMRSAVGEAYDIRKVDPYARYDQVEFYVPTANYSDGYTRVYFKYLETYQSIKIIRQVLKKMPQKGKVWNKISNGSALRWRVPKGQVYTHVECTRGEYGYYIVSEGEDKPYRVAVRGASYPQGLLGVEKYLPGTRIEDAALWMDTMGVCSPEIDR, from the coding sequence ATGAAAGAACTTAAATTATACTTAGGACCAAATCATCCAGGCATGCACGGGAATTTTAGTGTTCATATGTACGTTGATGGAGATACCATCGTCAGGGCAAGACCTATGCCTGGCATGTTGCATAGAGGATTTGAAAAACTTATGGAAAGAAGACTTTGGATGAATAACCTCGCCCTAATACCAAGGATTTGCGTTCCAGAACCTGATATCAATGAGATGGTGTACGCCATGGCGATAGAGGAGTTGACAGGAATCGAAGTCCCTGAAAAGGCTCATTGGATAAGGATGATAATCTTAGAGCTAGCAAGAATCGCAAACCATCTAATGTCCCTTGGAGGAATAGGAGGACCAGTTGGACTATACACTGGACCCAATTGGGGACTCGCAGATAGAGATCTTATACTGGATATCTTTGAAGAGATAACCGGAGCAAGAATCTATCATATGTATATAGTACCAGGTGGCGTAAGAAAGGATTTGAGAGAGGAAACTATTGAAAAGATAAAGAGTTTTCTCGATTATTTAGAAAATCGACTTCCAGAATACGAAGATTTGATTCTTAAGAACTCCCTCTTTCAGAGAAGAACCAAAGATAAGTTGTTGTTACCTGCAGAGGTTGTTTGGGAGTTGGGAGTTACTGGAATAGGTATGAGATCAGCTGTGGGAGAAGCATACGATATTAGAAAAGTAGACCCATATGCAAGGTATGACCAAGTAGAATTTTACGTCCCCACGGCCAATTACTCAGATGGATATACAAGGGTTTATTTCAAATACCTCGAAACCTATCAGAGTATAAAAATAATAAGGCAGGTACTTAAAAAAATGCCCCAAAAAGGGAAGGTATGGAACAAAATATCTAACGGAAGTGCCTTACGATGGCGTGTTCCAAAGGGGCAAGTTTACACACATGTGGAATGCACAAGGGGAGAGTACGGATATTATATAGTTTCAGAAGGAGAAGATAAACCCTATAGAGTTGCTGTTAGAGGAGCGTCCTATCCACAAGGTTTGTTGGGTGTAGAGAAATATTTGCCCGGTACGAGGATAGAAGATGCAGCGCTTTGGATGGATACAATGGGGGTATGCTCTCCTGAAATAGATAGATAA
- a CDS encoding FAD-dependent oxidoreductase, with protein MNTVNTPEKSFFAPARAWKYLTKKPVTVPMENILITPREASDRYRGFHINDWEKCIGCGTCSKICPTDAITMIEIEELPDVEGSKPQRPSIDYGRCSFCGLCVDICTTGSLQMTKEYLHISKDPNTFFFIPTEEGIHGIRKPLGYVRDEDSDLLDLEREEMEIDPPEIRKTSFIEMVKGFSKEQAVREASRCVECSICEKTCPAHMNIADYIKDIYTDDLQTGLKDLYKTNPLPAVCGRMCTHKCETVCTIGHRGEPIAIRWLKRYIVDNIPQDKYPEILDQEVIKKANAKVAIVGAGPAGLSAAYFLSLMGYEITVYEEKNRPGGVLNYGGPSYRLPDSAFEQDVNYIKSLGVKIITNTKVGKDITLEELKAKNDVIFVSTGFNKGRKLPIEGSDHEKVFDSLTILEEMKNYVRGEGPKPYIPNSLVVIGGGNVAMDVARSMLRLQNLEYKKSEVHVLSLERSFDEMPADEDEVVEGKEEGVIFHPGWGPVKVIVENGELKGVLFRKCVEVFDENGRFNPKYDESNTITINADMVVMTVGQVPDYSYLPEKIQNNMKIERGRIKTNEYGQVEGVPWLFAGGDIVHGPDIIHGVADGHKAAQGIDQYIMAKQLSK; from the coding sequence GTGAATACGGTGAATACTCCTGAAAAAAGTTTTTTTGCTCCAGCAAGAGCTTGGAAATACCTTACTAAAAAGCCTGTTACCGTTCCTATGGAAAATATTCTAATAACACCTCGAGAGGCTTCAGATAGATATAGAGGTTTTCATATAAACGACTGGGAAAAATGTATCGGTTGTGGTACTTGTTCAAAAATATGCCCAACAGATGCTATAACTATGATAGAGATCGAAGAACTTCCGGATGTGGAAGGTTCTAAACCCCAAAGGCCTTCTATAGATTATGGAAGATGCAGCTTTTGTGGTTTATGTGTGGATATATGTACCACGGGTTCATTACAGATGACCAAAGAATATTTACATATATCTAAAGATCCGAACACCTTCTTTTTTATACCCACAGAGGAAGGAATTCATGGAATTAGAAAACCATTAGGTTATGTTAGAGATGAAGATTCAGACCTACTTGACTTAGAAAGAGAAGAGATGGAAATTGATCCACCAGAAATCAGAAAAACATCATTCATAGAGATGGTTAAAGGATTTTCAAAAGAACAGGCTGTTAGAGAAGCTTCAAGATGTGTGGAGTGTAGTATTTGTGAAAAGACATGTCCAGCCCATATGAACATCGCAGATTACATAAAAGATATATACACTGATGATCTTCAAACAGGATTGAAAGATCTTTATAAAACGAATCCTTTGCCCGCTGTATGTGGGAGAATGTGTACTCACAAATGTGAGACAGTTTGTACCATAGGTCACAGAGGAGAACCTATAGCCATAAGATGGTTGAAAAGATATATAGTGGATAACATCCCACAGGATAAATATCCAGAAATTTTAGATCAGGAAGTTATAAAAAAGGCTAACGCTAAGGTTGCCATCGTTGGAGCCGGTCCTGCCGGACTTTCTGCAGCTTATTTCTTATCTTTAATGGGATATGAAATCACTGTTTATGAAGAAAAGAATAGGCCTGGTGGTGTTCTTAATTACGGAGGTCCTTCGTATAGGCTTCCGGATTCAGCTTTTGAGCAAGATGTAAATTACATAAAGTCACTGGGAGTAAAGATAATAACAAATACAAAAGTTGGAAAGGATATCACTTTAGAAGAATTAAAAGCAAAAAACGATGTAATATTTGTTTCAACTGGATTCAACAAAGGTAGAAAGCTTCCCATCGAAGGATCTGACCATGAAAAAGTCTTTGACTCTTTAACAATCTTAGAAGAAATGAAAAATTATGTCAGAGGAGAAGGCCCAAAACCGTATATACCTAACTCTCTTGTAGTAATAGGAGGAGGGAATGTTGCCATGGACGTTGCAAGGTCCATGCTCAGACTCCAAAACCTAGAATATAAAAAATCCGAAGTACATGTTCTCAGTTTAGAGAGAAGCTTTGATGAAATGCCTGCTGATGAAGACGAGGTAGTTGAAGGTAAAGAAGAAGGGGTAATTTTTCATCCAGGATGGGGTCCGGTGAAGGTAATAGTTGAAAATGGAGAATTGAAAGGTGTGTTGTTTAGGAAATGTGTAGAAGTATTCGACGAAAACGGAAGATTCAATCCAAAATACGATGAAAGTAACACTATTACGATAAATGCGGATATGGTCGTAATGACTGTTGGACAGGTTCCGGATTACAGCTATTTGCCGGAAAAAATCCAAAATAACATGAAGATAGAAAGAGGAAGGATAAAAACAAACGAGTACGGTCAAGTGGAAGGTGTACCATGGTTGTTTGCAGGTGGCGATATAGTGCATGGGCCAGATATAATTCACGGAGTTGCAGACGGGCACAAAGCCGCTCAAGGAATAGACCAATATATAATGGCTAAGCAACTTTCAAAATAA
- a CDS encoding NuoB/complex I 20 kDa subunit family protein: MNIFEEDLNDTITFWEKIKNIFRGKSLWMLHYCTGCGAVELPPTMTARFDMERLGMGPMATPRQADVLLITGYLSVKTLRRVIYTYEQMMTPKYLVGFGSCTLNGGIYYDSYAVIDRLDYYLPVDLYVAGCMPRPEAIMNTFKTLENMITKGEANGWKKYVENYDWYRNNQIRSLGEVYVKDEFHE; encoded by the coding sequence ATGAACATCTTTGAAGAGGATCTAAACGATACTATAACTTTTTGGGAAAAGATAAAGAATATCTTCAGAGGAAAATCTTTATGGATGCTTCATTATTGCACAGGTTGTGGTGCTGTAGAACTTCCACCCACTATGACGGCCAGATTCGATATGGAAAGATTGGGTATGGGACCAATGGCAACACCTCGTCAAGCGGATGTTCTGCTGATAACAGGTTATCTAAGCGTTAAAACTTTAAGGAGAGTTATATACACTTATGAACAAATGATGACTCCAAAATATCTTGTAGGCTTTGGATCTTGTACTCTAAACGGTGGAATATACTATGATTCTTATGCGGTGATCGACAGGTTGGATTATTATCTTCCAGTTGATCTGTACGTTGCCGGATGTATGCCAAGACCTGAGGCTATAATGAATACTTTTAAAACGCTTGAAAATATGATAACAAAAGGAGAAGCCAATGGATGGAAGAAATATGTAGAGAATTACGATTGGTATCGAAATAATCAGATTCGTTCCTTAGGGGAGGTGTATGTAAAGGATGAATTTCACGAATGA
- a CDS encoding DUF503 domain-containing protein: MFCIKLELKIRLFGISSLKDKRSVVKTLINSLRKKYNVSALEGNYNDSKNYLGIFVSSLSQSRDYLLNLIEQIEDDIELNYGLEIEKEDYLIF, encoded by the coding sequence ATGTTCTGCATCAAATTAGAATTGAAAATTAGGTTATTTGGAATCAGCTCTTTGAAAGACAAAAGATCGGTAGTGAAAACACTGATAAACTCACTAAGAAAAAAGTACAATGTATCTGCTCTAGAAGGAAATTATAACGACTCGAAAAATTACTTGGGAATATTCGTATCGTCGTTAAGTCAAAGTAGAGATTACTTACTAAACCTTATTGAGCAAATTGAGGATGATATCGAACTCAATTATGGTTTAGAAATCGAAAAGGAAGACTACTTAATTTTTTAA
- a CDS encoding M23 family metallopeptidase, translating to MGIRKRTALFLSFSILAALTFSSYSIVEHQIQSNETLYRISIEYNVSISTILDWNPNLSPNNLKIEQVILIPQPEGYIYEVKKGDNLTYIAKLFFTSVSDIVKANNLDTTTIFVNQKLFIPKSVVGKGFNNERNIIWPVYATISSLYGYRVHPITKEYSFHKGIDLAAPIGTPVFSVEAGKVKFVGENGGYGLMVEIESYNNSYVYGHLSQINVYEGQYVEKGEIIARVGNTGLSTGPHLHFEVKKAYTNYDPLVFLPSSNRIYVLDNRENEYGLGGN from the coding sequence TTGGGCATTCGTAAAAGAACAGCTCTGTTCCTTAGTTTTTCAATTTTGGCGGCATTAACGTTTTCGTCTTATTCTATTGTGGAACATCAAATTCAAAGTAACGAAACATTATATAGGATTTCAATTGAATACAACGTATCCATTTCAACTATTTTGGATTGGAATCCTAATTTATCTCCCAACAATTTAAAAATTGAACAAGTAATATTAATCCCTCAACCGGAAGGGTATATCTATGAAGTCAAAAAGGGGGATAACCTAACTTATATTGCTAAATTATTTTTCACTAGTGTTTCTGATATAGTTAAAGCAAACAACCTCGATACGACAACTATTTTTGTAAATCAAAAACTTTTTATCCCTAAAAGTGTTGTAGGAAAAGGTTTCAATAACGAAAGAAATATAATATGGCCTGTTTATGCTACTATCTCTTCTCTTTATGGATATAGGGTTCACCCTATAACAAAAGAGTATTCTTTTCATAAAGGGATTGATCTTGCGGCACCTATTGGCACACCCGTGTTTTCCGTTGAAGCGGGAAAAGTAAAATTCGTTGGCGAAAATGGAGGATATGGTTTGATGGTTGAAATAGAGTCTTACAATAATTCTTATGTTTACGGACATCTCTCTCAAATAAATGTGTATGAAGGCCAATATGTTGAAAAAGGCGAAATAATCGCAAGAGTAGGGAATACAGGTTTAAGCACAGGTCCTCACCTTCACTTCGAAGTTAAAAAAGCTTATACAAATTACGACCCGTTAGTATTCCTGCCTTCTAGTAATAGAATTTATGTGTTGGATAACAGAGAAAACGAATATGGCTTAGGTGGAAATTGA